The Silene latifolia isolate original U9 population chromosome 4, ASM4854445v1, whole genome shotgun sequence region ACAACCCCATACGCTTCCTTCCTCCCCATGTCCATCACCCCTCTAATGATGTGAAAGGGAGAGTGGATAAGGGATCTATTGATCTTTATACCGAAGTTAAAGGGAATTAAATGATGGGACGATGTAGTTGTTTATTAGCTGAGTGATCTGCTGACTGACCTTTCTGTGTTGCTTGTATTGAAGGATCCGTCAGACAAGAAGCAAATATTATGTGACGAAGAGCTAAAAGAACTGTTTGAAGTGGATACATTCCATGGGTTTTCAATGATCAAGTATCTGAAAACTCATTCGAGCTAGGTGAAACAATGAACTGAGTTCTAACCTTTCATGTTGTCACATGGAAGGTAGGTGAGAAATTTTGTTCAACTGTgacttgtctttttttttttttttttttttttttctggatTGTACGAGCTCTGATAATCTCCTGAATTCTATCTAGATGCAGTTCGTGCATTTTTAAGGTCTTAGTGAACATAATTTCAACAGTCCAGCACCCCGTTATGAACCTGAGTATCAATCTATATACTATATCGCTAAGTGAGACAAAACAGCGCAAGTAAGAAGTCATTGCTCATTAGCTTATTCATCTGATTCATTGAAATGATGTAATAATGTTTTCTGCTCTTCTAATTTGGGCTGTATAGTCCCTCCATGGATTCTCCGCATATCCACCTCAACCCTGCTATTTCTCCTTCTTTCTCTTATAGCTGTTGCATCTACGTATCTGGTAGCATCAGACATCTTTTTACCTCTTCTCTCATAAATTCCTCGGCTTAGATTAAACGAAAAAAGTTCACAGAACGCAAAATAgaacttttttttcttctttttcatttctcCTTCTCCTAACTTGGGAACTGATAGGTGTAACTTTTTACATCTCGGGTGTTTTATCAATGATGAGAGAGTACCATATTCGAATGTTTTAAATTACTATAAAGTAATCAATCTGCACATGTGTTCTCCCAATTCTCAAATTCTTAATCATGTAGATAAAACTTCTGGTCTTGTTTGGTTTAGAGCCTTTTGTATGGGTTCTGAATATCAGATAAATTGAGTTTAGATTTTAACTTTAAATGAGAAAAAAGATGGTGAGAAGGAAAGGTTGAGCTGTTGGAGAGAATTAAGATTTTTTGAGTAACTCATTTGTTCGCTTGTTTGTTTTCTTTCAATCGAGCCTAATTTGAAGCTCGTTGTATAAAGATAAAGTGTTTCCTCTTAAGTTCTAGTCAAGTCATGGAATGTGCTGTGCTTAATGTAGAGCTTCTATTTAGGCAAAACTATTGTGTAGACTGCTGATCATGCTGGATCCTCTTTTTCTGATGATGACTAAAACAATATATGCTACAGTCTGGCATATTATGCTGATTTATATAAACAATCGTTGGAGCTGTCTTCTAATTGTAGGTTAAACATATTGGCCGAGCTTCTTATGTTTGGTGACCGCAAGTTTTACAAGGATTGGTGGAATGTAAGAATATTTGAAGAGGTATACATTTATCTCAAGTTTCAGCGAATGCCCATAGAAAAACTTGAGTTACTaatgttttttttgtgaattCTATTTTGTTGCCTGTGCTTGCAACATTGATAACTTTGCATCAGTATTGGAGAATGTGGAATATGGTATGTATCCTTACTGAATCACTGTCTGTTTAAGTATTTATGAGCTTTCCTGGACTTGTATTTCTATCACATTGCCCACAATATTAGGTAGTTATGTTAAGGCTTCATACAGTGAGCTAGCCAGTTTGGATAAAGCGAGTTTGCTATGTCCGTTCTGTTAATTTTGTTTTTAGAATGGATCGGTGAGAACTGAGAAAATATTCTATGGTAGACTAAAATATGCTTGGAATGGACAAGTAGCTGACAAAATAATAGGGAAATCTTTTCTCTATTTTCTTTTTCTGTCATTGTgctgaattttcaaaattcattcaaaAACAAGTAATAAGAAAACACGGGTAATTAGATGGTAAATCTCTCAGTTATTAGTTAGATTGCATATATTGCAGTTTTATTGAGTGTAGACAGACAATCCCAAACACAAGTGCCTAAAAAAACAAAGCTTTcctgagttttttttttcttttttaattaaCAATTAAACTCATTTTATTTACAAGCTGTTCTTTCTTGTTTATCAAAGTTACTGTTTTTTTGTCTCTCTATTTTCATCTTTTTGCACTGTTTCACTCTCTATATCACGGACGTTTAATTGTTAGGCACAGTCGAATTCATATCTAGGGGAAGTGGATTTGTTAAACCTTCTGCACTAACTGTCAACTTCATCACTTGTATATCTACAGAGTACTTCAGGTTGTTGTCGTAATCCTTTTTGTTGATTGACCACCTTTTGACTGTTGTAACTTAATGAATTCTCATAGGAACGTAACGAGGGTACCACAGATTGTGACTCGGGAACAATTTTCTCACCATCATTTCACTCCTCCAACATTGAACAAGATTTCGTTAATGCAGGTTAGTGTAGTTGTTGTTCAGACGTGAAACATGCATTTTAGAGCTGTTATTTTCTTAATGCATATTTGATACTTAAATTGACACCCTTTTTAGTAATTATTCTGACAGCCTAAAGCGTAAAACATGAAATTCGCGTTGAACTTGGGTAACATTTTATTTGAATTGTGGTCGGCTTGAAACTTGAGATAATTGAACTTTATATGGGACGCCTTATAGCTTAGACTTCACTTTCCCCCCTTTTTTCTTTCCTGTCCAAATTTTGTTTTTCAAGATCAGTCGTTTTGTCAAGATCAAGAGCATTCATCTTTTATCTGGTCTCTTAACAACCCCTAATCCTCAGAATTATTCCTATTGATGTTGAATTATTTTACACAATGATATTGTAGTCAAATGCATGTATGTGCAAAGTTGCAAACTACATCACAATATCATGTGTTTCTGATGTAATTTGGTGCTTATGTCAGGTTATGTGGATACAAATGAGGTTTGTCTGTCTTCGGAAGTATCAGATATATATCTTGCTATGAAAAACTCAAATGATAGATGAGCAACGGCAGGATTGATATATCCGTAGAAGTGGAGGAGGAATGTAAAGAGCTAACCCATTTTGATCCATATTATTTTATAAAGAGCTTGCCTGCATTATCATCAGTTGTTCCAACATTTCGGTCGGCCAATGCTGCTTCCTAAACAAACACGGAGATTCCCGCCAAATACTTGTCTTAGACTTGGACGGTATGTATGTGCTAACTACAAAGATGAGATAATTAGTCCTTGATTTAATTCTCTTATGAGACGTCTCATGGTAAAATTATCACCAGATTGCTCCATTGCTACCGTGATATTGTGAGACGTGTATGTGATTATTTATGCACTCGGATGTATAATTTTGAACATCGACATTATTGTTCTCTCGGATGATATGCAAGTTCGTTGGTTGACATTCTTTTGTATGTATTGTTCCTTTATTTCCCCATTTGGCTTGGCAAATTAATAGGACATTGCTGCCGAAATTTTGGtagcaaataatttttttttaaaatattatcTATGGTGGCGGTTCTTAAGTATGAAACGCCACTATTAGTTCACTTTAGTGGCGGTTCTTTGTTAACAACCGACGTCATAATTACCTTTAGTGGCGGTTCTTTAACAACAACCGTCGTTATAGAGAACATGTATTGGCGGGTTGTGGGAGAAAGTTATTATTGGAatacctatggtggcggttttcaaAAATAACCGACACTATAGATGAGTTATAGTGGCGgttcttgtctaacaaccgtCGTTTTATATGTCTATAATGGCGGTTTTTGTAACAACCGCCACAGTAGGAGAGCATTTGTGGCGGTTGTACATAAACAACCCCGTGATATACGGCGCACCCAAAATCTGTAAAAACCGCCACAAAAATGTCATTTATGACCGCCACTATAGGGGGTTTTTCTACTATACTTGATGAGCTTGAgtggattctcaaaattcctaactatctccgaTCCCcctaacggtctcgagaaggacttagggtgtgtgatgtgtgaaaggctaagtgagggtgctagctgaccatcttcatcgatgtcttgattctatatagaattCAACAGTATTCCGTTCAACATTTGATTTCAAACTCGTTATTGATTCttgactcagattcttggtctagaatatatctcgtcTTTTTGCTcggattcttgattcaggtttttgaagatgACTTTGattttggatattgacattgacttacttgattgagcctttgtctttgatcatggctcgtatcgtcttggatctgcttgctaccatggatttgggtcagactaacACCTTTGGTGTGAagcgggttgtttattgtggggaatgggcttgtcttccgtcatggattgttaacaagagagatggtctggattcgtcccagaatctcttgagataggctcgtcctaaactgggttGCAgcgaggtttctattgccagacatggaataggtaagaaaatggacacggagtttcgggtctacaacttggaatggaatatcggttaagtgtactcacatcgactgacatgcgttgttcgttttaaaatgtctcaaatcaattcttgttgtcacaggaaaaagagttaaggaagagataggatagaatatgtggattgaaaagcgtacttttattgaaatgagtaatgaatgtatagactcgagaagacatgtgactcatgggacagcccccaggttgtcactagaaatggaaatggacacgaagaaagacccTAGAacaattatgggatagaaagcctaagactcgaacgcagactcagactcagactttGATTCGATCTCATATctagactcctaatcatcattgttatcttCGGGGGATCCTCTTTCAGCACTTGGGAGCTTGAACGTCCGATCTTGATCGTTGAACGATTTTAGCACCCTGTCCTCGTTGTTTAGGGTACTAGAAGGGTAAAGGCCCAAGAGACCTTCcttgtaacacccctatttatttaggagcctttaattagtcatcccaagtaaatgagagcgttatcatctcggttccccgaggtagtgaataacaaagtacaacaaactaaactactttaaataaaactttagtgaatatatgtttattacaaactaaccaactaaaacttaatataaattaagTACAACTTGCAGCgggaataaataaagtgattaaacaatctatgtggtctagaatTCTaagtagactggccaagtcctcacgcatttcatagctcccaagtcagttaatgtttagtacctgtcaaatctgctccccattatggttcatcacaggtgttcacgaatacacggttaaccacgaggttgagtaggaaactaaacaatgaataagaataaagcaACCTGCAATATCACTGATACACAAATAAATTCTACCACCACAATTCAGTTCACTTCACACCACGGCACACAACCACAAGGCACAcaaccacttctagacacacagtcatactccacttctagacacacagtcatactccaggacacacagtcccgcctcagacacacagtcttgATACTCCTGGACACACAGTCCACACCAAGACAGACAGTCTTAAGGACACACAGTCCCTCCTCATGTCCACGGCCCttccacatccccgtgcctgTCCTATACAATACTTATCTCACCTCATGACAAATAAAATCTTTCAACTCCAACAATAGCCAATAGTAACAGTCACGGTAAGATAACCAAATTATCATAAAATAAGAACTTGACATAAGACAGATTATCCAGCAATTAAACTCAGCAAGGCAATAATAAagatcgtcttaagacaacataaTTCATCTTATCGCCAATTCAACTCAACATATAATccgtcttataataataataaaatagcataagattgagtagtttcctacctttCGCAAAACCTTCAACAATTCAAGCTAGCACAATTAAAAGGCTCTTCTCCAAAATCACCACCTAAACAAGATAATTAATTCACATAATTACTAAATAATTATTCATTAACACTAACTTAACTAAATTACTTAAGAGTCATGGTCTTAATTACCCCCCATAAATGTAATTACCCAATGATTAAATGATGTCTAATTAGTATGCATCCTAAGCAACCACTACATCGTTTCCTATGAAAGACCCATACATCATCATCAATCATTAAAATAGCGCACACATATAAAACCCCGAAGTCATGCATCCAAATTTTCTCGACGCACAATCAACCTCGCTCAATTATATTCTCACCATATACACGACCTACCTGACACTGTCACCACCTGACGCTCACCCCCGACTGCTCACAGTCGCACACACGCACACGCACACGCACACATGATCATGACCGACCAGACCTGCCCAAACACCGTAACAATGCCTCGACACAGGTCTTAAACATGGTAACATACGCGTCAACGCAACGACATCGGAACAACCCGAAACTATCATTAAAGCGATCCCTGTCATCAAACTAACCCATGGTGCAGAGGGCGTTCATTGACTCGAGCTATAAGACACATACGGTCTCGCCGAAACCCCGTCGAAATCGCTCAAAATAGAACATGTACAGCCTGCTTTTGCCACTCATGATTGACCGAGGTGCACCTGCAACGACTCTAAAAACCCGTCCCAAACACCCCCTAATATGCCTGAGTGAAACATCAAAGACTCCTCCAAACCCGAGTTCAAAAATCTGAACTAAAACTAAGCTATTACATTATATTAAAATCAAGACGAGTAATGATAAGCTAGATTTTTGGCCAGCTCTTATCGTCCCTTCAACAATATTGTGGAGTTTCGTGTTCAGCCAGCCGTACGCCATCAACACACTGCTGTTAGCCGATGTTGTTACTTAGTTGTCTTAGTTTATGTTATTACTAAAATAAGtgcatttgaccaaatgagtcaaATGCCATCTGTATAAGAACTTTTTtcacagctgccaaaaaaaaaaaaaaaaaaaaactaaacagGGGTTTTCATTCACTATAGGAATTTGTATTAAACAATTACCAATATCCTTAATTTCATTCTACGAGATCCATTAATACTAATATCGAAATCGGAATCGAAAACTAGCGATGGTATTACCTTGACGATTTGACGTGATTGGCGAGAAGAAGGAGTGGTGTTGCGTGGACTAGAGAAGCAACACGGTGCCTATGGTACTTGACTATGGCGCTCAGTAAGCAAGGCAATGAGGGCGGTAGAATTCGAGAGAAAACGGAAATAGTCTAGCGTACGCTTTATATATGGATACAACAAGGGAAATCGTAAAACCTGTGAGGGTTTTTGGCTTACATAATGGACAATACAGGCTAATAGTAGTAGTTGACTAGctctcttaattaattaattattattattattattagttgacTAATTcacttaattaattattattattattattattattattattattattattattattattattattattattattattattatcatcgccCTTTTTTTTCAATTAACTCCTACACCAAGTAAATAAAACcacttattatattattaataaatCCCGATACGAATCCCGACCAACATATATACCTGGCCAACAAAACTGGCCCACTTAAATATAATACAATGCCGAAGGCCTTATTATTAGCTAAGTCCAATTCCCGagttacttactttattatttaattaacgtcctATTTGCAACCATTACTAAAAAAAGCCatgaattaattatttaaattacataaattattcttataaattattattaaattacggagtattacattccTGTCTTTGAAGAGTAAGACGCCCTTGAGAGTCATTCTTTTCTCTTAATGGACTGAGGGTCGATAACGATATCTTGCCGCGATTGAGCGTATAGtggatggtatatttgagttTGGAACATGTTTCGGTGTCgtgtccattacccctatggaataagcAATATTGAGAACTGTCCCAGAAGCGACCTCTCCTCTCGTACTTAGGGTCTGGGTTTGGACCGATCGGTTGGATCAGTCCTTTGGCAAAGAGTCTTTTAAAGGCGACCGTATAAGGCATGCTTAAATCGGAGAATGACCTTGGAGGCTAAGTTCCTCTTTCTGGTGAAGGTTCTATAACCTTTACGTCGGTAATGTGGATTGTTTGACTGTTGGGTGTAGATGTGGACGGTGAACCTCCTTGGATGATTTCATCGATACGAACAATCTCTGCTGATAAGCTTTCGACGTTCTTCATGCCACATTTCAAATGAGAGGTGTAAACTGGGTGTAGACAGTCAATAACGTCTTCAACCAATATTGCCTCTTTTGACTAGTCGGGTATTTGTGAGTCTGTTTTCCTTCT contains the following coding sequences:
- the LOC141653504 gene encoding uncharacterized protein LOC141653504 isoform X3, whose translation is MEGSSCIFKVLVNIISTVQHPVMNLSINLYTISLSETKQRKLNILAELLMFGDRKFYKDWWNVRIFEEYWRMWNMERNEGTTDCDSGTIFSPSFHSSNIEQDFVNAGYVDTNEVCLSSEVSDIYLAMKNSNDR
- the LOC141653504 gene encoding uncharacterized protein LOC141653504 isoform X5, with protein sequence MEGRLNILAELLMFGDRKFYKDWWNVRIFEEYWRMWNMERNEGTTDCDSGTIFSPSFHSSNIEQDFVNAGYVDTNEVCLSSEVSDIYLAMKNSNDR
- the LOC141653504 gene encoding uncharacterized protein LOC141653504 isoform X2, encoding MEGRCSSCIFKVLVNIISTVQHPVMNLSINLYTISLSETKQRKLNILAELLMFGDRKFYKDWWNVRIFEEYWRMWNMERNEGTTDCDSGTIFSPSFHSSNIEQDFVNAGYVDTNEVCLSSEVSDIYLAMKNSNDR
- the LOC141653504 gene encoding uncharacterized protein LOC141653504 isoform X1, whose translation is MLSHGRCSSCIFKVLVNIISTVQHPVMNLSINLYTISLSETKQRKLNILAELLMFGDRKFYKDWWNVRIFEEYWRMWNMERNEGTTDCDSGTIFSPSFHSSNIEQDFVNAGYVDTNEVCLSSEVSDIYLAMKNSNDR
- the LOC141653504 gene encoding uncharacterized protein LOC141653504 isoform X4; the protein is MLSHGRLNILAELLMFGDRKFYKDWWNVRIFEEYWRMWNMERNEGTTDCDSGTIFSPSFHSSNIEQDFVNAGYVDTNEVCLSSEVSDIYLAMKNSNDR